In one Nitrospira sp. CR1.1 genomic region, the following are encoded:
- a CDS encoding PDZ domain-containing protein, producing MVQQHTQTVTWVTVGLMSLCLGQWSDGTGLAWAAERQEKSGTAGGSYEREVTIPDGVIGVSLHVGAERVGDTAVLYIAHVLPDGPAEKAGLKSGDQIATVDGAAVTGKTYEQVALMVRGEPGTVVSLGIHAESAVRAVVVTRVSGQTLYKGQMGSHADPAK from the coding sequence ATGGTGCAACAACACACACAGACAGTGACGTGGGTAACCGTTGGTTTGATGAGCCTCTGTCTAGGTCAGTGGTCTGATGGAACAGGCTTAGCCTGGGCTGCGGAGAGACAGGAGAAGTCTGGAACTGCGGGAGGATCCTACGAGCGGGAGGTCACGATTCCGGATGGCGTCATCGGGGTGTCGTTGCACGTCGGGGCGGAACGAGTCGGTGACACCGCCGTGTTGTACATCGCACACGTGTTACCGGATGGGCCGGCGGAGAAGGCCGGACTTAAGTCGGGGGATCAAATCGCCACGGTTGACGGCGCGGCTGTGACCGGTAAGACGTATGAGCAGGTAGCGTTGATGGTCAGGGGCGAGCCCGGGACAGTGGTCTCGCTTGGGATACATGCAGAGAGCGCTGTGCGGGCAGTGGTGGTGACGCGAGTCTCCGGTCAGACGTTGTATAAAGGTCAAATGGGGTCACATGCCGACCCTGCCAAATAG
- a CDS encoding deoxyribodipyrimidine photo-lyase, producing the protein MKGLVWFRRDLRLHDNPALSAACKECTEIVPLFVFDEPLLRGHVFGSVCVGFMLGCLEELRRSLAKQGVTLVWRRGESIDTVLRAVHECAVDAVYWNRDYEPSAVARDRTVQQRLVQEGRLVKTFKDHVVFEAEEVRGLTGDPFQRYSAYRDRWWTQWRSATPPLLPVPSFPSPSPAPEVSIWPTAQDLGYQTVPMWIEPGEQAARARLQWFLKGPVHSYVSGRNLPAQDGTSKLSPHLRFGTISTRTMVHAALRTLSKGGQVSRPDVFTWMDELVWREFFQQVLMAFPHVAEGPFKVKPALPAPRPAGPERDRLFAAWCEGRTGYPIVDAGMRQLNQTGWMHNRVRMVVASFLVKDLRVDWQSGERYFLQHLVDGDLAANNGNWQWCASTGTDAMQGYRIFNPTLQSEKFDPEGGYIRRYVPELSSVPAAWIHEPQLMPQEEQIRVACRIGSDYPEPIVNHRQARQEYLDLGKQKVST; encoded by the coding sequence ATGAAGGGCCTGGTCTGGTTTCGCCGTGATCTGCGGCTCCATGACAACCCGGCCCTGTCGGCAGCCTGCAAGGAATGCACAGAGATCGTGCCGCTCTTCGTCTTCGACGAGCCGTTGTTGCGCGGTCATGTCTTTGGGTCTGTCTGCGTGGGGTTTATGCTGGGCTGCCTCGAGGAACTGCGCCGTTCGCTGGCGAAGCAGGGGGTGACGCTCGTTTGGCGAAGGGGTGAGTCGATCGACACGGTGCTGCGTGCGGTGCACGAATGTGCCGTCGATGCCGTCTATTGGAACCGTGATTACGAACCCTCGGCCGTCGCCCGTGATCGTACGGTCCAACAGCGGCTGGTTCAGGAGGGGCGGTTGGTCAAGACTTTCAAAGACCACGTGGTATTCGAAGCCGAAGAGGTGCGAGGGTTGACCGGAGATCCGTTTCAACGGTACAGCGCGTATCGCGATCGTTGGTGGACCCAATGGAGGTCTGCCACGCCGCCACTGCTTCCGGTTCCTTCCTTCCCCTCGCCGTCTCCAGCACCGGAGGTATCGATCTGGCCCACTGCACAGGACTTGGGGTACCAGACGGTGCCGATGTGGATTGAGCCTGGTGAACAAGCGGCACGAGCCAGGTTGCAATGGTTTTTGAAAGGGCCTGTCCATAGTTATGTCAGCGGCAGAAATCTTCCAGCGCAAGACGGGACCTCAAAACTCTCTCCTCATTTGCGTTTCGGAACGATCTCCACGCGTACGATGGTGCATGCGGCGTTGCGTACCCTCTCGAAAGGCGGTCAGGTGTCCCGCCCCGATGTGTTCACCTGGATGGACGAGCTGGTCTGGCGGGAATTTTTTCAGCAAGTGTTGATGGCCTTTCCACATGTGGCCGAAGGGCCGTTCAAGGTCAAGCCGGCACTTCCCGCCCCTCGTCCCGCGGGACCTGAGCGCGATCGGTTATTTGCCGCCTGGTGTGAGGGCCGCACTGGCTACCCGATTGTGGATGCCGGCATGCGCCAATTAAATCAAACGGGCTGGATGCACAATCGCGTGCGCATGGTGGTGGCCTCCTTTCTGGTGAAGGACCTTCGGGTGGACTGGCAGAGCGGCGAACGGTATTTTCTGCAGCACCTCGTGGACGGAGATCTGGCGGCAAACAACGGCAACTGGCAGTGGTGTGCCTCCACGGGAACGGATGCGATGCAGGGGTATCGAATCTTCAACCCGACCCTGCAAAGTGAAAAGTTCGATCCCGAAGGGGGGTATATACGACGCTACGTGCCGGAATTGAGTTCCGTGCCGGCGGCGTGGATTCATGAGCCGCAGCTCATGCCGCAGGAAGAACAGATCCGTGTCGCGTGCCGCATCGGATCGGACTACCCGGAACCTATTGTGAACCATCGGCAAGCCCGGCAGGAGTATTTGGATCTCGGCAAACAGAAGGTGTCGACGTGA
- a CDS encoding SUMF1/EgtB/PvdO family nonheme iron enzyme, producing MTQGVTRSRTRWGYAGLLAASCTFALSPLFAAPAVRELDPVLMVTIPAGPFLMGTQSPKGRADEWPQRSVHVDAFAIDQVEVTNERYMTFVATTGHRSPPNPYGTGLLVSAKGIEQLPVVQVTWYDAKAYCAWAKKRLPTEAEWEKAARGTDGRTFPWGEDAPTPKRANYDREWVEEKTLHAVGSLPGGDSPYGIKDMAGNAREWVQDWYDPDYYANAPTQNPQGPDKGIVRVIRGGSWHSPHSDITATARGRGGFALQTHGTGFRCVRNIDDQHHLDASQDEPKVR from the coding sequence ATGACACAAGGTGTGACCAGGAGTCGTACCAGATGGGGATATGCGGGCCTGTTGGCGGCCAGCTGTACATTCGCGCTGTCCCCTCTGTTTGCGGCGCCGGCTGTGAGGGAACTGGATCCGGTTCTCATGGTGACCATCCCGGCCGGGCCGTTCTTGATGGGCACGCAGAGCCCAAAAGGGAGGGCCGATGAATGGCCTCAACGGTCGGTTCATGTCGATGCGTTCGCCATCGATCAGGTGGAAGTGACCAATGAGCGCTATATGACGTTTGTCGCCACCACCGGCCACCGAAGCCCGCCCAACCCCTATGGGACCGGCCTCCTGGTGTCGGCCAAGGGAATCGAACAACTGCCGGTCGTGCAGGTCACATGGTATGACGCCAAGGCCTATTGCGCCTGGGCCAAGAAACGACTGCCCACGGAAGCGGAGTGGGAGAAAGCCGCGCGTGGCACCGATGGCCGGACCTTTCCCTGGGGAGAGGACGCACCGACTCCGAAGCGAGCCAACTACGATCGCGAGTGGGTAGAGGAGAAGACGCTTCACGCTGTGGGGTCCTTGCCGGGCGGCGATTCCCCGTACGGCATCAAGGACATGGCGGGTAATGCGCGGGAATGGGTGCAGGATTGGTACGACCCGGATTATTACGCGAACGCCCCGACGCAGAATCCGCAGGGTCCGGACAAGGGTATTGTCCGCGTGATTCGCGGAGGGTCCTGGCACAGTCCCCACTCCGATATCACCGCAACGGCGCGCGGGCGCGGAGGCTTCGCGCTTCAGACACATGGGACCGGGTTCCGATGCGTGCGGAACATCGATGATCAGCACCATCTGGATGCATCTCAGGATGAGCCGAAGGTCAGGTGA
- a CDS encoding DUF4149 domain-containing protein, whose product MSLIEPITQYLHGLAVAILVGKVVLLSFVVAPVLAKQLAPEQFGNVVRQLFPAYYLLGMGAAVGGLVSVTALLVTRGSSPALSAAAAIWLMIFLAESYCRSPLTPQSNAMRDRLKEQERQGCVDPVLNASWERLHQRSLYLNSLVLFGGLWLVGLAH is encoded by the coding sequence ATGAGCCTCATTGAACCCATCACGCAGTATCTGCATGGTCTGGCTGTAGCAATACTCGTCGGCAAGGTGGTGCTGTTGTCGTTTGTCGTGGCTCCGGTTCTTGCGAAGCAATTGGCGCCGGAGCAATTCGGGAACGTCGTTCGGCAATTATTCCCCGCCTATTATCTGCTTGGAATGGGCGCGGCTGTTGGTGGTTTGGTGTCGGTGACCGCACTCCTGGTCACTCGTGGGTCCAGCCCGGCCCTGTCGGCGGCGGCCGCCATCTGGCTGATGATTTTCCTGGCGGAATCCTATTGCCGGTCGCCACTGACCCCGCAGAGCAATGCGATGAGAGACCGGCTGAAGGAGCAGGAACGTCAGGGCTGCGTCGATCCGGTCTTGAACGCGTCGTGGGAGCGATTGCATCAACGCTCGCTCTATTTGAATTCGCTGGTGCTCTTTGGAGGGCTGTGGCTGGTGGGTCTGGCCCATTAA
- the pyrE gene encoding orotate phosphoribosyltransferase has product MLQDELIAAFHKTQSFKWDPNGGFKLASGLLSPFYVDCRTLMAFPHARHLVAKKAWEVIGDLQIDCLGGLEIGAISIATSISDYAYSAAPSREWRTFFVRKQAKDHGLGRLVEGVVRTGDRALIVDDVLTSGGSVVKAIAAAREAGLKVTDALVIVDRKEQEGRARVEQTGVRVMSLLTIDDLMKGGPSPR; this is encoded by the coding sequence ATGCTGCAAGACGAACTTATCGCCGCGTTTCACAAGACGCAGTCGTTCAAATGGGATCCGAACGGCGGCTTCAAGCTCGCCTCGGGGTTGCTCAGTCCGTTTTATGTCGATTGCCGGACGTTGATGGCGTTTCCTCACGCCCGCCACCTGGTTGCCAAAAAGGCCTGGGAGGTGATCGGGGATTTGCAGATTGATTGTCTCGGTGGACTGGAGATCGGTGCGATCTCAATCGCCACCTCGATCTCGGATTATGCCTATTCAGCGGCTCCGAGCCGCGAGTGGCGCACCTTTTTTGTGCGAAAGCAGGCCAAGGACCATGGGCTCGGTCGACTAGTTGAAGGGGTTGTGCGAACGGGGGATCGCGCCTTAATCGTTGATGATGTGTTGACGTCCGGTGGATCTGTCGTGAAAGCGATCGCCGCGGCTCGTGAAGCCGGATTGAAGGTGACCGACGCGCTCGTCATCGTCGATCGGAAAGAGCAGGAGGGCCGTGCCCGAGTCGAACAGACCGGGGTGCGAGTCATGAGCCTCTTAACGATTGATGATCTGATGAAGGGAGGTCCGAGTCCTCGTTAA
- a CDS encoding DUF1722 domain-containing protein has product MTTTAVRLGISRCLLGEEVRFDGGHKRDAFLTDVLGRHVEWVPVCPEVEAGLGTPREAMRLVGSPQQPRLIALKSGQDHTRALEVLAARRLEDLAGSDLSGFVFKKDSPSCGVERVRTYNEHGMPGRKGVGLFARAFLGRFPLIPVEEEGRLCDPLLRENFIERVFCYRRWKNLLDNGATRQAVVRFHTVHKYLLLAHSAPHYRQLGRLVAHASEYRPKDLALQYGELFMQALAVKATVRKHVNVLHHILGHFKERLPTKEKAELLGVIGDYHQRLTPLIVPLTLIKHYVQLFDVEYIREQVYLNPHPKELMLRNHV; this is encoded by the coding sequence GTGACGACCACGGCAGTCCGTCTCGGTATCAGCCGTTGTTTACTCGGCGAGGAAGTCCGTTTCGATGGCGGTCACAAGCGGGATGCGTTCTTGACCGATGTGCTGGGGCGTCATGTGGAGTGGGTGCCGGTGTGTCCGGAGGTCGAGGCTGGATTGGGCACGCCAAGGGAAGCCATGCGACTGGTCGGAAGCCCGCAACAACCACGATTGATCGCTCTCAAGAGCGGACAGGATCATACACGAGCCTTGGAGGTCCTGGCGGCCAGGCGCCTCGAGGATCTCGCCGGCTCGGACTTGTCAGGATTTGTGTTTAAAAAAGATTCGCCCAGTTGCGGAGTGGAACGGGTTCGCACCTACAACGAACACGGCATGCCGGGCCGCAAGGGAGTAGGGCTGTTCGCGCGAGCGTTTCTCGGCCGCTTTCCGCTCATTCCAGTGGAAGAAGAAGGACGGCTCTGCGATCCGCTGCTGCGGGAGAATTTTATCGAACGCGTGTTCTGCTATCGGCGCTGGAAAAATCTTCTGGACAACGGGGCCACGCGGCAGGCGGTGGTGCGGTTTCATACCGTCCATAAATACCTGTTGCTGGCGCATAGCGCGCCGCACTATCGACAGCTTGGCCGTTTGGTGGCGCACGCGAGCGAGTATCGCCCCAAAGATCTGGCCCTTCAGTATGGGGAGTTGTTCATGCAGGCGTTGGCGGTGAAGGCGACGGTTCGGAAACACGTCAATGTGTTGCACCACATCCTCGGGCATTTCAAGGAGCGGCTTCCCACGAAAGAAAAAGCGGAGTTGCTGGGCGTGATTGGAGATTACCATCAGAGACTCACACCATTGATCGTCCCGCTCACCTTGATCAAACACTATGTGCAGCTTTTCGATGTCGAGTATATTCGCGAGCAAGTGTATCTGAATCCGCATCCCAAGGAGCTGATGCTCAGGAATCACGTCTAG
- a CDS encoding SUMF1/EgtB/PvdO family nonheme iron enzyme, producing the protein MTVMRTVVRTGLIMGIFAVAPVAQAHEAEIPKAMVYVGQGPSIMGLDRTETATPTRRLSLYDKRMSMPWSAEAFHDEGPAHTVFLDSYLIDTYEVSNKDYGEFITATGHPAPAYWDDPRLNKPQQPVVGVNWIDANTYCEYRGKRLPTEAEWEKAARGPHGNLYPWGNDFDSNKANYDRHHNATLPVDAHPEGASYYGVYNMAGNVFEWVGDWYDPKYYGRLETMVNPTGPEKPLWLGGTGTYVDRLTVGEKRVIRGGSWIAPEGTIRSTHRFWNHPLNNSYGVGLGFRCAKTAPVDWERPIRDSYITALVEMGRERFAEAQQAVARGLAMDPVNVELLELRPLIEQSMKRP; encoded by the coding sequence ATGACGGTAATGAGGACTGTAGTCAGGACAGGACTAATCATGGGGATCTTCGCGGTGGCTCCTGTCGCTCAGGCGCACGAGGCCGAGATTCCGAAAGCTATGGTGTACGTGGGACAAGGCCCGTCCATCATGGGGCTGGATAGAACGGAGACGGCCACACCGACGCGTCGTCTTTCCCTGTACGACAAGCGAATGAGCATGCCGTGGTCGGCGGAGGCCTTCCACGATGAAGGACCTGCGCACACGGTATTCTTGGACTCCTACCTGATCGATACGTACGAGGTGTCGAATAAAGACTACGGCGAATTCATCACAGCGACCGGCCATCCGGCTCCGGCCTACTGGGACGATCCGCGATTGAACAAGCCTCAACAGCCTGTGGTTGGCGTCAATTGGATCGACGCGAACACATACTGTGAGTATCGCGGAAAGCGTCTCCCGACGGAGGCAGAGTGGGAGAAGGCGGCTCGTGGTCCCCACGGCAATCTTTACCCATGGGGCAATGATTTCGACTCGAATAAAGCGAACTATGATCGGCACCACAACGCGACCTTGCCGGTGGACGCCCATCCTGAGGGCGCCAGCTACTACGGCGTGTACAACATGGCGGGCAATGTCTTCGAATGGGTCGGCGACTGGTATGACCCGAAGTACTACGGGAGACTCGAAACCATGGTGAATCCCACCGGTCCGGAAAAACCCTTGTGGCTTGGAGGTACCGGGACCTATGTGGATCGGCTGACGGTTGGCGAGAAGCGTGTGATTCGCGGCGGCTCCTGGATTGCGCCGGAAGGCACGATCCGCTCGACGCACCGTTTCTGGAATCACCCGCTCAACAACAGCTATGGCGTTGGGCTTGGCTTCCGGTGCGCCAAGACGGCGCCAGTGGACTGGGAGCGGCCTATTCGAGATAGCTATATCACGGCATTGGTTGAGATGGGCCGGGAACGTTTTGCCGAGGCGCAGCAGGCAGTGGCTCGCGGACTGGCCATGGATCCCGTGAATGTCGAACTGTTGGAGTTGCGACCCCTCATCGAACAATCGATGAAACGTCCGTGA
- a CDS encoding response regulator, translated as MTQPLRFIHLESNTADAELINSTLREAGILCQSTRVQTREEFLAALRQEGFSLILADTAVPGFDGASALGLARTLHPDLPFLFVSATQGEEFAIDMMQRGATDYIFKQRLGRLAPSIKRTLRELDERLERRRAEDALRMSEKQFRQAQKMEAVGRLAGGLAHDFNNLLTVIMGHSQVLLGDLPAGNPIRSKIEEMQKAGERAANLIRQLMAFSRKQPAEPQVLPVNSLLGNVEGMLRRLIGEDIQLVIRPDPHHGHVKVGPGQLEQVLMNLVVNARDAMPNGGLLAIETSQTELARTPMHHLHPLPLGHYVKLTVTDTGSGMDAEVLAHLFEPFFTTKEEHKGTGLGLSTVFGIVTTCGGGIDVWSQVGHGTTFDLYFPRVNPQTSATRAEKPHGRPREGSETILLVEDDGGVRDLIRHELVKTGYHVIEAKNGVEACLTATQQSYHVDLLLTDVVMPGMNGRELAQHLSVIKPNLRVLFMSGYLDDICVNSGMDPHRTTFLQKPFTPDILLRTVRALLDSSSPALGQTQHPFSPPDQAPRTARAS; from the coding sequence ATGACTCAGCCCCTGCGCTTCATCCATCTTGAGAGTAACACGGCGGACGCGGAACTGATTAACTCCACGCTCCGCGAGGCCGGCATTCTGTGCCAATCAACGCGCGTCCAGACGCGTGAGGAGTTCCTGGCGGCCCTCCGCCAGGAAGGCTTCAGCCTCATTCTTGCCGACACTGCGGTCCCCGGCTTCGACGGGGCCTCCGCCCTCGGCCTCGCTCGGACCTTGCACCCGGACCTCCCATTCCTTTTTGTCTCCGCGACACAGGGCGAAGAATTTGCCATCGACATGATGCAGCGGGGAGCCACCGACTATATCTTCAAGCAGCGTCTGGGCAGGCTGGCGCCGTCCATCAAACGGACCCTGCGCGAACTTGACGAGCGCCTTGAACGCAGACGGGCTGAAGACGCGTTGCGCATGAGCGAAAAACAGTTTCGCCAAGCGCAGAAAATGGAGGCCGTCGGCCGCCTCGCCGGAGGGCTCGCCCACGACTTCAATAATCTCCTGACGGTCATCATGGGCCATAGCCAGGTCCTCCTGGGAGACCTGCCCGCCGGCAACCCCATCCGCTCGAAGATTGAAGAGATGCAGAAAGCCGGCGAGAGGGCTGCGAATTTGATTCGTCAACTCATGGCGTTCAGCCGTAAACAGCCGGCAGAGCCGCAGGTGCTGCCGGTGAACTCACTCCTTGGCAATGTGGAGGGCATGCTCCGCCGCCTCATCGGCGAAGATATCCAATTGGTCATCCGGCCAGACCCCCATCATGGTCATGTCAAAGTGGGTCCCGGGCAACTGGAACAGGTTCTCATGAATCTGGTCGTGAACGCCCGGGATGCAATGCCCAACGGAGGTTTGCTGGCCATCGAAACATCGCAGACGGAACTCGCGCGTACCCCGATGCACCATCTCCACCCATTGCCGTTGGGACACTATGTCAAACTGACGGTCACCGACACCGGCTCCGGCATGGACGCCGAAGTTCTCGCCCACTTATTTGAGCCGTTTTTTACGACGAAGGAAGAACACAAGGGTACCGGACTCGGGCTGTCGACCGTATTCGGTATCGTCACCACCTGCGGGGGCGGAATCGATGTCTGGAGCCAGGTCGGACACGGCACCACCTTCGATCTGTATTTCCCGCGCGTCAATCCGCAAACGTCTGCCACTCGCGCCGAGAAACCCCACGGCCGGCCGCGGGAGGGATCGGAAACCATTCTCCTTGTCGAAGACGACGGCGGCGTGCGCGACTTGATTCGTCATGAATTAGTCAAAACAGGGTATCACGTGATTGAAGCAAAGAATGGCGTGGAAGCTTGTCTGACCGCCACGCAACAAAGCTATCACGTCGATCTGTTGCTGACTGATGTGGTGATGCCGGGCATGAACGGCCGGGAACTCGCGCAACACCTCTCTGTCATCAAACCAAACTTGCGGGTTCTGTTCATGTCCGGATACCTGGACGATATTTGCGTGAATAGCGGCATGGATCCCCATCGGACCACGTTTTTACAAAAACCGTTCACTCCGGACATTCTGCTGCGCACCGTGCGCGCACTCCTCGACTCATCCTCGCCGGCGTTGGGGCAGACCCAACACCCGTTCTCTCCGCCTGACCAAGCCCCACGCACCGCGCGCGCCTCCTGA
- the nuoN gene encoding NADH-quinone oxidoreductase subunit NuoN, translated as MTFSLTLSASDLLLLLPELFLTLWLCVVLAVDFSFKRIVQEQLAYLTIFGVIVTLACLAWFDMTGITGTLFGKMFVVDRMAIFFKVMILLATILVILLSIDYVHRFSLFRGEYYFLVAMSALGMMFMASANDLLSLFVTLEFATFGFYVLVSYLRDDMASNEAGLKFFILGVFAAGLLAYGISLVYGETGKLVFSDMTGAAPTTGLVIGFLLIFAALGFKIGAVPFHSWIPDTYHGAPTPVTAFLSIAPKVAAFAILLRLFLVALAMFKPAWALLIVAASILSMTYGNIVAIAQRNIKRLLAYSGIAQVGNVLIGLAAGTKMGTDSILFYLLTYLFANLGAFAVIMAISNSVGSDEIDDYRGLNRRSPFLAFAMLIFLLSLAGVPPLAGFIGKLYIFVAAIKEGLYILITVGLVNIVVSMYYYLIVVKKMYINEPLDSSPIRTTGPLRAVIYVGLAGTLVIGIYPQPFLDWAVAATLMFSNFVGPAASITPPVTPFGG; from the coding sequence ATGACCTTTTCCCTGACGCTTTCAGCCAGCGATCTCCTCCTCTTGCTTCCCGAACTGTTCCTTACGCTCTGGCTGTGCGTGGTCCTGGCCGTCGATTTTTCGTTCAAACGCATCGTGCAGGAACAATTGGCCTACCTGACCATCTTTGGAGTGATCGTCACCCTGGCCTGCCTCGCATGGTTCGACATGACCGGCATCACCGGCACTTTGTTCGGGAAGATGTTCGTCGTGGATCGAATGGCGATCTTTTTCAAAGTCATGATCCTGTTGGCGACCATCCTGGTCATTCTCCTCTCAATCGACTATGTCCATCGGTTTTCCCTTTTTCGAGGCGAATATTACTTCCTCGTCGCGATGTCGGCCTTGGGCATGATGTTCATGGCCTCGGCCAACGACCTCTTATCCCTCTTTGTCACCCTCGAGTTCGCGACTTTCGGCTTTTACGTCCTGGTCTCCTATCTCCGTGACGACATGGCCTCCAACGAGGCAGGCCTCAAGTTCTTCATCCTGGGCGTCTTTGCGGCGGGATTACTTGCGTACGGTATCAGCCTCGTGTACGGCGAAACAGGCAAGCTCGTCTTTTCCGACATGACCGGCGCGGCCCCGACCACGGGATTGGTTATCGGCTTCCTGCTGATCTTTGCGGCGTTGGGATTCAAAATCGGCGCCGTGCCCTTCCACTCATGGATTCCGGATACCTATCATGGCGCGCCGACCCCTGTGACCGCCTTCCTATCCATCGCACCGAAAGTCGCGGCCTTCGCCATCCTGCTTCGGTTGTTCCTCGTGGCCTTGGCAATGTTCAAGCCTGCATGGGCCTTGCTTATCGTCGCCGCATCGATTCTGTCGATGACCTACGGCAATATCGTGGCTATCGCCCAACGAAACATTAAACGTCTGTTGGCCTATTCCGGTATCGCCCAGGTCGGAAACGTGCTGATCGGTCTGGCCGCAGGAACCAAAATGGGCACAGACTCGATCCTGTTCTACCTCTTGACCTATCTCTTCGCGAACCTTGGAGCCTTCGCAGTCATCATGGCGATCAGCAATTCGGTGGGCAGTGATGAGATCGACGACTATCGAGGACTCAACCGGCGCTCACCCTTTCTGGCATTTGCCATGTTAATTTTTCTGCTCTCCCTGGCAGGGGTCCCTCCACTCGCCGGCTTTATCGGGAAACTCTACATTTTTGTCGCCGCCATCAAAGAAGGCCTCTACATTCTGATTACCGTCGGCCTCGTCAACATCGTCGTCTCGATGTACTACTATCTGATCGTCGTCAAAAAGATGTACATCAACGAGCCGCTCGACTCCTCTCCCATCAGGACCACGGGCCCTTTGCGAGCGGTCATTTATGTTGGATTGGCCGGAACGCTCGTGATCGGTATCTATCCGCAACCCTTCCTCGACTGGGCTGTGGCAGCCACGCTGATGTTTTCCAATTTCGTCGGACCTGCCGCGTCCATTACTCCGCCAGTCACACCGTTCGGGGGCTAA
- a CDS encoding TIGR01777 family protein, with amino-acid sequence MNIVVTGGTGFIGHALVEELARAGHEVVVLSRKPRPLAQSSVRYMEWDAHSVGPWQAEVSAADVVVNLAGEPIAEGRWTNARKRVLVESRVLATRLLADAVAVRPRPLPVMVSASGIGYYGPQDDRLLDERSPPGDGFLAQLSAAWEAEALRVGQFGTRVVLMRTGMVLERNGGALPKMMLPFHLFAGGPVLPGTQWVSWIHRADLIGLIQWAIDSPDLSGPVNAVAPEPVTMNAFCDILGKVLHRPSWLPVPGLALRVALGELGTLMTTGQRVAAAKAQAEGYTFRYPTLEPALRAIVAKENQA; translated from the coding sequence ATGAACATTGTCGTGACCGGAGGGACAGGCTTTATCGGCCATGCGTTGGTGGAAGAGTTGGCGCGCGCGGGTCACGAGGTCGTGGTCTTGAGCCGTAAGCCACGTCCACTCGCCCAGTCGTCGGTACGGTACATGGAGTGGGATGCGCATTCAGTCGGACCATGGCAGGCAGAGGTCTCCGCAGCGGATGTGGTGGTCAACCTGGCCGGCGAGCCGATCGCGGAAGGACGATGGACGAATGCCCGCAAGCGGGTCCTTGTCGAGAGTCGCGTTCTTGCAACGAGACTGTTGGCGGATGCAGTGGCAGTCAGGCCCCGGCCTCTTCCTGTGATGGTGAGCGCATCCGGCATCGGATACTACGGACCCCAGGACGACCGGCTATTGGACGAACGGTCTCCGCCCGGCGACGGGTTTCTCGCTCAATTGTCCGCGGCCTGGGAGGCAGAAGCATTACGGGTTGGTCAGTTCGGCACACGTGTGGTGCTTATGCGAACTGGGATGGTTTTAGAGCGCAATGGCGGGGCACTGCCGAAAATGATGCTGCCGTTTCACTTGTTTGCGGGGGGACCGGTTTTGCCAGGCACGCAGTGGGTGTCTTGGATTCATCGGGCGGATCTCATCGGCTTGATTCAATGGGCGATCGATTCGCCGGATCTTTCCGGGCCCGTGAACGCCGTTGCGCCTGAGCCGGTCACGATGAACGCATTCTGCGACATTCTGGGGAAGGTGCTTCATCGACCTTCGTGGCTCCCGGTTCCGGGGCTGGCATTGCGTGTGGCGCTAGGAGAGCTGGGGACATTGATGACGACCGGGCAACGTGTCGCTGCGGCCAAGGCTCAAGCCGAAGGCTATACATTTCGTTATCCGACTCTGGAACCGGCCCTGCGGGCAATTGTGGCGAAGGAAAACCAGGCATGA
- a CDS encoding response regulator, with the protein MTVSKPILLAEDNPRDAELALAAMEEHHLADKVILCHDGAEVLDYLYCRGHFKTRLQGNPAVVLLDLKMPKVDGLEVLRTIKHDAALRSIPVVMLTSSREERDLAESYALGANAYVVKPVEFHQFLKAVKELGVFWGMINEPPPEGASRVAGRSA; encoded by the coding sequence ATGACCGTTTCTAAACCCATTTTACTCGCTGAAGACAATCCGCGCGACGCCGAACTGGCGCTCGCGGCCATGGAAGAGCACCATTTGGCCGACAAGGTCATTCTCTGCCATGACGGCGCGGAAGTCTTGGACTACCTCTATTGCCGGGGCCATTTCAAAACACGTCTCCAAGGCAATCCCGCCGTGGTGCTGCTCGATTTAAAAATGCCCAAGGTCGACGGCCTGGAGGTCTTGCGCACAATTAAGCATGACGCCGCGCTGAGATCCATCCCCGTCGTCATGCTCACATCCTCCCGCGAAGAACGGGACCTGGCGGAAAGTTATGCCCTTGGCGCCAATGCCTATGTCGTCAAGCCGGTGGAGTTTCATCAGTTCCTGAAGGCGGTCAAAGAACTGGGCGTGTTTTGGGGCATGATCAACGAACCGCCGCCCGAAGGGGCAAGCCGGGTAGCCGGCCGGTCCGCCTAA